GGACCTAACTACATGATCTATGATTCTACGACCAAAAATAGAAGGTCTAGTAAGGGTTCAATCATCCTGACTAGTATTTGGTTTCGTGATTCTTCTAAAGGGCCTGTATCAGATGGGTGTGAACAATACATTTTAGTCTACTAATCGATACTTACACATAACTCATCCAGACTCACTCACGATCTGAACTCATCCGGACTCACTCACGATCTGAGCCATCCGATCAGATTCTACTGATAGGTTCTCAAATCTCTAATAGTACACATGGTATTTAAATTTGCTACTTGTCCCCCCCCCCACCTTCTCTGGGACTGAACTAGATAAACTGCAATAGGGCCCATTCCATAGGCGTTTATATAGAACTTCGGACCTATGCTGAGACTCGCTAGGAAGGTCATTCCTACTCCAGTGGTCATACATAAGTGGGATCAAGTTGCATATGGATCACGCTCTTGATATTAATTGGTTCGCAGTTAGCTAGCTTCGCCATAACCCCCCCCCACCAACTCACTTGTTCCCTGTGTTAGCTCTAAAATTATAAAGTTCAGGCATCGGTATATGTTGATCAAACATTTACAAAATTAACAAATTACAAGCTCGCGTGGCGTAATGGCAACGCGTCTGACTTCTAATCAGAAGATTGTGGGTTCGACCCCCACCGTGAGTGTTTTTTTACCATTACCAGCGGCAAATTGCAAACATATCTGTCCTATAAGAGATCGTCTGAATTAAAAGTTGGAATGATATCTACTATTATTAATACATCCCTTCATTTCTTGGCGCATCACAGcattgttttttttttatcTGGATTATATGTTTAGCATGACACGAACGTTTTATTGTCAGCGACATGTTCATTCCACTGcagaaaaaatcaaatacaaaaaattcatttcATTAATAGTATAGCGgacatcaaaatcaatttgatctcttcaatttagaTACCTGATCTCTCTCGCCCTTCTTGGTAAAAGTATATGGCCTTCTACTGTATAGAGTGCTCATCCCCCCTTCTGTTCTCAAAGTACTGGGTAATTCGTCATATCGATCCCATATATTCGTGGAGCTGTGACTCGAATCATCCCTCGTCAGATGTTGAGGTGAAGCAGCAGGGCTCTGGTAATGCTGCCGAGCCTGTGCTCGAGCTTGGTGCCGAGCTTGCTCTGTCTTAATGTCAGTTGTAGAGTACTTTTGTTGGAAAAAATCGCTTGGTAATTTCGATGCCATCTCTAGCACACTAGCCTTCGAGGAAGTAGATTGCCTGCGCCATACGGTATCATCGAATCTGCTACTAGGCGTCAGCGGTATATCAGCAAATAGTGGTTCAAGTATATCGGATGGCGGTATGGAGGGACTCGGAGTTGGCATATTGACGCCCTCATCCGTATAACGTTTTGGCTGGATGGATCCGAAAGGTAGCAATCGATAcaccaatttcttcacaaACGAAAGTATACGAACCCAGAAGAGGATTGGTATATCAATCACGACACTCGGCACCTTTATTATTGAATGGACTATCCCCAACGAAACACCGCAAGTAGTCCCCAACACAACACCAAAAATCATGAGCACTAAAGCATACTGTGACATTGTCGTCAATACGAAACCGTTAGTCCAGGAATTTGCCCTGCCTATTATCTTTTGCATAGACGTTCCAGCCAATATTCTTAACGGTATATTAACCGGTAATAGGACTAACTGCAATGAATTTGACACGATGATATAGCATGGTGACCAGAAGAAGGTATGGAAAAGGGAATAAATCCGTGATATAACTGCATAATAGAACAAACGTGCTATACTTCCAATGAAGTTGTAAATTAAAGCAGCACAGAAGCCCAAACTAGACGCTACCAGCAGCCCCAAATCTCTTAAGATTTGTACCACTGACGTCGTAGCTCCCATCAATAGGATGCGATTAAATTATCAGAGCGCTTCCGCACAAGATTACGTAGTTGTTGGTGGTCATCGTACTTAACAAGACCTAAACAAATCTTCAGACGCCCTTGAAGAATCCAGCTTACCCAGCTTGAAGCTCTTATATAACGTGAAAATTTAATGAAGCTCAATTCTGTGGTACATCAGAAATACTGAAGCTGCTGCTACTGAGGTGCCATGTAGGTCGTTTCGTTAGTGAATGGTCGATAAGAGTATAGACGTACGCTAACGAAGCAGTCGAGGATTGAATTCTAGAAAACTCCTATTTCTGCCCCATATTTCCTTTCTTCTATGAGATAATGGGTCTTGTAACGGAGAAGAGAAAGCCAGGTAATGTCCCATGCACACTTTTGATACAACCGTGTTTGGGATGTTGGCTGGATCGTGTGAATGCATTATTCGATCTGCTGCGCTAGTGATGCACAGTAGGATTTGATGCTTCTCTATATaccatcatcaatctttAAAAAGTCTTATTATATTGTATTTTTCGAGGTTGCAATCAGCATTGATATGCTACATAACGGAGTCTGGTGTATCCTTGTGTTCCAAGACTCAACTCAATAATAAATGAACCTTTACTCAGCAAATTCGGGCCTCAAGTCGGAACGACGAGGCATTACTAGCGGATGAAGTTGGCTCAAGTAGGTAATAGCCCACATCAAAAACATCATTGACAGAGATAGGATAACGGTACTTCTCCAGACACTAAATTAACCAGTTAGT
This DNA window, taken from Torulaspora delbrueckii CBS 1146 chromosome 2, complete genome, encodes the following:
- the LDB16 gene encoding Ldb16p (similar to Saccharomyces cerevisiae LDB16 (YCL005W); ancestral locus Anc_1.414), translated to MGATTSVVQILRDLGLLVASSLGFCAALIYNFIGSIARLFYYAVISRIYSLFHTFFWSPCYIIVSNSLQLVLLPVNIPLRILAGTSMQKIIGRANSWTNGFVLTTMSQYALVLMIFGVVLGTTCGVSLGIVHSIIKVPSVVIDIPILFWVRILSFVKKLVYRLLPFGSIQPKRYTDEGVNMPTPSPSIPPSDILEPLFADIPLTPSSRFDDTVWRRQSTSSKASVLEMASKLPSDFFQQKYSTTDIKTEQARHQARAQARQHYQSPAASPQHLTRDDSSHSSTNIWDRYDELPSTLRTEGGMSTLYSRRPYTFTKKGERDQVSKLKRSN
- the VMA9 gene encoding H(+)-transporting V0 sector ATPase subunit e (similar to Saccharomyces cerevisiae VMA9 (YCL005W-A); ancestral locus Anc_1.413); this translates as MSFYTVIAAFLVTALISLAVWVFAPKKNQTVWRSTVILSLSMMFLMWAITYLSQLHPLVMPRRSDLRPEFAE